Genomic DNA from Candidatus Sulfurimonas marisnigri:
ACTTCTACATGTAGAGAAAAACGGGTATCTTTTGATTATGAGTGCTTTTCATCCAAACAACGATGAAAAGTTTTTAAAGTGGTGGTATATTCGTGATATTACACATATAGGTTTTTTTGACATCTCAACGTTTGAGTATTTGGCTAAAGAGTTAAACTTGAAGATTATCAAGCATAATAGTAAAAACACTATTATACTTCAAAAGATTTAGTCTATAAACTCTACTACCTTTTTGAAGGGGAGTCTAACTTGTGTCGACTGTTCATTAATTCTATATCCAAAAGGCAAAAGCATAGATACTTGATACTTCGTAGTATCAAGTTTTAAAATCTCTTCAACTCTATCTTTGTCAAAACCCTCAATAGGACACGAGTCTATACCAATAAATGCTGCAGCACTCATCATATTACCAGCTGCTATATATGTCTGTTTTGATGTCCACGCATAGATGTTTTCATCACTGCTTAGAGTCTTTTTTAGGTGTTCTGAGTAGATACTAAGATACATATCCAACATCTCTTTTTTCATCTTTCTTCTAGAAAACCGTTTTTTTGGTAAGCCTGACTCTAATTTTGCAGACTCAATTCCCGCCAACACTACCACTAAATGAGAACATGTAGTTATTTGCGCCTGGTTCCAGCACTCTGGTTTTAGCTTAGCTTTTAACTCTTTATTTGTTATAACCAAGAACTTCCACGCCTCCATACCAAAAGAAGATGGTGACTTTCTGCCACACTCTAAAATATAGTTTATATCTTCATTAGATATTTTTTTTGTTTCATCAAAAACTTTGCAAGCGTGTCTAAAGTCCATAGATTTTAAAAAATCATTTTTCATATAGTGGTCCTCGAAAATATTTTAGTAAGTTTATC
This window encodes:
- a CDS encoding NAD(P)H-dependent oxidoreductase; this translates as MKNDFLKSMDFRHACKVFDETKKISNEDINYILECGRKSPSSFGMEAWKFLVITNKELKAKLKPECWNQAQITTCSHLVVVLAGIESAKLESGLPKKRFSRRKMKKEMLDMYLSIYSEHLKKTLSSDENIYAWTSKQTYIAAGNMMSAAAFIGIDSCPIEGFDKDRVEEILKLDTTKYQVSMLLPFGYRINEQSTQVRLPFKKVVEFID